A window from Anser cygnoides isolate HZ-2024a breed goose chromosome 1, Taihu_goose_T2T_genome, whole genome shotgun sequence encodes these proteins:
- the LOC106041156 gene encoding protein POLR1D, with translation MEEEDPELERKAVEELLKEAKRGRTRAETMGAMGWLKCPLAGANKRFLINTIKNTLPSQKEQDQEREQKEVSKEPEPNKSRKEEKPKKRRIHPYTPSFQSRRRVSYSPPRHRNRNQHTKDKYEKRSSKR, from the exons atggaggaggaggaccCGGAGCTGGAGAG GAAGGCTGTGGAAGAGTTACTTAAAGAAGCAAAACGTGGGAGAACCAGAGCTGAAACAATGGGAGCTATGGGTTG GTTGAAATGTCCTCTTGCTGGTGCAAATAAAAGATTTCTTATTAATACCATCAAAAAcacattaccatctcaaaaagAACAAGACCAAGAACGTGAGCAAAAGGAAGTCAGTAAGGAGCCGGAGCCaaacaaaagcaggaaagaagaaaaaccaaAGAAACGCAGAATTCATCCATACACACCCAGCTTTCAGTCCAGAAGGAGAGTCAGCTACTCTCCTCCTAGGCACCGAAACAGGAACCAGCACACAAAGGATAAGTATGAAAAGCGATCTAGCAAACGATGA